A genomic region of Leptotrichia hofstadii contains the following coding sequences:
- a CDS encoding CbiQ family ECF transporter T component, which translates to MLIDKVSYTNPIKNINPGVKFILSMTTLVFLLYTGSKIVFVFNFILFNLLLLFVVKVKIGDLLKLNFIPALFILTTVISLLFIKADIWTFLLRSFSSIAVVYFLICSTPIIDLDYIFAKLKFPKIFREMFLLIYRYIFLLFENKEKLHNAQEVRLGYSSFKNGMKSFPMLVVAILKKTYYYNLNSIKAVESRMGKEFIFSHRKYKKIGFEIIFVIIIVIINLYLVVKYNA; encoded by the coding sequence ATGCTAATAGATAAGGTATCTTACACAAATCCCATAAAAAATATAAACCCCGGAGTAAAGTTTATATTGTCAATGACGACATTAGTATTTTTACTTTATACTGGAAGTAAAATAGTATTTGTTTTTAATTTTATACTGTTTAATTTACTTCTTTTGTTTGTCGTAAAAGTGAAAATAGGTGACTTGTTAAAGCTGAACTTTATTCCGGCTTTATTTATTTTAACAACTGTAATTTCCTTGCTGTTTATAAAAGCGGATATATGGACATTTTTGCTACGTTCATTTTCCTCGATAGCTGTAGTTTATTTCCTTATTTGTTCTACTCCAATTATAGATTTGGACTATATATTTGCAAAGCTGAAATTTCCTAAAATATTTAGGGAAATGTTTTTACTAATTTACAGATATATATTTTTATTATTTGAAAATAAGGAAAAATTACATAATGCACAGGAAGTAAGACTAGGATACAGCAGTTTTAAAAATGGGATGAAATCATTTCCAATGCTAGTAGTTGCTATATTAAAAAAAACATACTACTATAATCTGAATTCTATAAAGGCTGTGGAATCAAGAATGGGAAAGGAATTTATTTTTTCTCATAGAAAATATAAAAAAATTGGGTTTGAAATAATATTCGTAATAATAATAGTTATAATAAATTTATATTTGGTGGTAAAATACAATGCTTAG
- a CDS encoding energy-coupling factor ABC transporter substrate-binding protein, with the protein MSENKNKSVFKKNIILIIAIILIGVIPLLLVKSEFGGSDDKGEEVIKTIKPDYEPWAKNLIELPGDETESLLFALQAALGAGIVGYVLGYFKGERKNANR; encoded by the coding sequence ATGTCGGAAAATAAAAACAAAAGTGTATTTAAAAAGAATATTATTTTAATAATTGCAATAATTTTAATAGGTGTTATTCCTTTGCTTCTCGTAAAATCTGAATTTGGAGGATCTGATGACAAGGGAGAAGAAGTAATAAAAACTATAAAACCTGATTATGAGCCATGGGCTAAAAATTTAATAGAATTACCAGGAGATGAAACTGAAAGTCTGCTGTTTGCATTACAGGCGGCATTAGGTGCAGGAATTGTAGGGTATGTATTAGGCTATTTCAAAGGTGAAAGAAAAAATGCTAATAGATAA
- a CDS encoding energy-coupling factor ABC transporter permease produces the protein MKKRTLLFLVLTSMLLIGVNGYSMHIMEGFLPLNWVMVWFAVCIPFWIIGIKKLQSVSKGSVREKMTLALAGAFIFVLSALKIPSVTGSSSHPTGVGLSAILYGPFVTSILGTIVLIFQAGLLAHGGFTTLGANAVSMAIAGPIVSYLVYKGFEKKNKALAVFLAAALGDLATYVVTSIQLALAYPSPQGGVVASFIKFGAVFAVTQVPLAVIEGLLTNVVMNILEKYSVKEVEA, from the coding sequence ATGAAAAAGAGAACATTATTGTTTTTGGTTTTAACCAGTATGCTGTTAATAGGCGTAAATGGTTATTCAATGCACATTATGGAAGGTTTTTTACCTTTAAATTGGGTTATGGTATGGTTTGCAGTGTGTATTCCGTTTTGGATAATAGGAATAAAGAAGCTTCAATCTGTTTCTAAAGGGAGCGTGCGGGAAAAAATGACGCTTGCATTAGCAGGTGCATTTATATTTGTATTGTCTGCACTAAAAATTCCATCAGTTACAGGAAGTTCATCACATCCTACAGGAGTAGGGCTATCTGCTATATTATACGGACCTTTTGTAACTTCCATTCTTGGAACAATCGTATTAATATTTCAAGCAGGATTGCTTGCACACGGAGGATTTACAACTTTGGGAGCAAACGCTGTTTCAATGGCAATTGCAGGACCAATTGTATCATATTTAGTGTATAAAGGATTTGAGAAAAAGAATAAGGCGTTAGCGGTATTTTTGGCAGCAGCGTTAGGAGATCTTGCGACTTATGTGGTAACATCAATTCAGCTTGCACTTGCATATCCATCTCCACAAGGTGGAGTAGTTGCTTCATTTATCAAATTTGGAGCGGTATTTGCAGTAACTCAGGTTCCTCTTGCAGTTATCGAAGGGCTACTTACAAACGTGGTGATGAATATACTTGAAAAATATAGCGTAAAAGAGGTGGAAGCTTAA
- a CDS encoding SRPBCC family protein translates to MEFSFTLKIKAKKEDAWEYYANIEKWYDWEKDLKNITLKGEFKTGSCGTMELEGMPPMEYKLTLVKPFEEFWDKTETPFGDILFGHQIIDNNDGSINIKHTVILDSEDEQHLEFLSQVFSDVPQSIFILKNYLER, encoded by the coding sequence ATGGAATTTAGTTTTACTTTAAAAATCAAAGCAAAAAAAGAAGATGCGTGGGAATACTATGCAAATATTGAAAAATGGTATGATTGGGAAAAAGACTTAAAAAATATCACATTAAAAGGTGAATTTAAGACAGGTTCATGTGGAACTATGGAACTTGAAGGAATGCCCCCTATGGAATATAAACTTACTCTTGTAAAACCTTTTGAAGAATTTTGGGATAAAACAGAAACTCCATTTGGAGATATTCTTTTTGGTCATCAAATAATTGACAACAATGACGGAAGCATAAATATAAAACATACTGTAATTTTGGACAGTGAAGATGAACAGCATTTAGAATTTTTAAGCCAAGTTTTTTCAGATGTCCCTCAATCTATATTTATTCTAAAAAATTACTTGGAAAGATAA
- a CDS encoding MarR family winged helix-turn-helix transcriptional regulator has product MFTSKYKDNSEKSTGLLFMRVYNKWHSIIKKELKKMNLTHPQFVVLASLAYLSQNSDEVTQVMISKLSGIDVMTVSQILNLLEKNDFVKRKEHSRDTRAKAVILNKKGEEILQKAVPLVEKIDEIFFEKLDTDEEQFKHFLVRLHEE; this is encoded by the coding sequence TTGTTTACATCAAAATATAAAGATAATTCAGAAAAATCAACAGGATTGTTATTTATGAGGGTATACAATAAATGGCATTCTATTATAAAAAAAGAGTTAAAGAAAATGAACTTAACACACCCTCAATTTGTTGTTTTAGCTTCCCTTGCTTATTTATCACAAAACAGCGACGAAGTCACGCAAGTTATGATTTCAAAACTCTCAGGAATAGATGTTATGACAGTATCTCAAATATTAAATTTATTAGAAAAAAATGATTTTGTAAAAAGAAAAGAACATTCAAGAGACACAAGGGCAAAAGCAGTTATTTTGAACAAAAAAGGAGAAGAAATATTACAAAAAGCTGTTCCATTAGTTGAGAAAATCGATGAAATTTTTTTCGAAAAGTTAGATACCGATGAAGAACAATTTAAACATTTTCTTGTCAGATTACACGAAGAATAA
- a CDS encoding type II toxin-antitoxin system RelE family toxin — protein sequence MEKRFYEVKFTESAEKDLKKLSKTNKAIAKLLKKWILENLINTQNPKQRGKALTGNLKGLWRYRVGSYRIVVEIKDEVLLILIIEISDRRETYKNKKRKKYKDGKIK from the coding sequence ATGGAAAAAAGATTTTACGAAGTTAAATTTACTGAATCTGCAGAAAAGGATTTAAAAAAATTAAGTAAAACAAATAAAGCGATTGCAAAACTTCTTAAAAAATGGATTTTAGAAAATTTGATAAATACACAAAATCCAAAACAAAGAGGAAAGGCACTAACAGGAAATTTAAAAGGATTATGGAGATACAGAGTAGGATCTTACAGAATTGTAGTGGAAATAAAGGATGAAGTTTTGTTAATATTAATTATAGAAATTTCAGACAGAAGGGAAACTTACAAAAATAAAAAGAGAAAAAAATATAAAGATGGCAAAATAAAATAA
- the relB gene encoding type II toxin-antitoxin system RelB family antitoxin, with protein MPTLSLRMEKEDLEFLKEYASINNLNMSSFVRNLILDKIYDEITEEDEKRILKRWENSKSEKTASAEEVFKRLGL; from the coding sequence ATGCCAACATTATCGTTAAGGATGGAGAAAGAGGATTTGGAATTTTTAAAGGAATATGCGAGCATAAATAACCTTAATATGTCATCTTTTGTTCGGAATTTAATTTTAGATAAAATATACGATGAAATAACTGAGGAAGATGAAAAAAGAATATTGAAAAGGTGGGAAAATTCAAAATCTGAAAAAACTGCTTCTGCTGAAGAAGTTTTCAAAAGGTTAGGGTTATGA
- a CDS encoding DUF4304 domain-containing protein, producing MSELTTKEFNVIYKKNFKEYFDKPLKKDGFYKKGTINFYRLNKLGFLEGLNFQRHYDRVTVNFFITLTCCQAVKDSIGVGGRLGNFSGISWDYWWDLSDEETIKVSMQKMLKIIQNELYEWFENLEEEKAIIKQNLNQKGCDRIYVYISQATLMAKFKKYNEIIPYIKKVEEEYNNYPQEEKEWDWVKNIMEEALILKEKIKEGHKSIDEYIIWREKQTLLELGLEKLLK from the coding sequence ATGAGCGAATTAACTACAAAAGAATTTAATGTAATTTACAAAAAGAATTTTAAGGAATATTTTGATAAACCACTAAAAAAAGACGGTTTTTATAAAAAAGGAACGATAAATTTTTATAGATTAAATAAATTAGGATTTTTAGAAGGGTTAAATTTTCAAAGACATTATGACAGAGTTACAGTAAATTTTTTTATTACACTAACATGTTGTCAAGCAGTTAAAGATTCTATAGGTGTAGGTGGCAGATTAGGAAATTTTTCAGGTATCAGTTGGGATTACTGGTGGGATTTAAGTGATGAAGAGACGATAAAAGTAAGTATGCAAAAAATGTTGAAAATTATTCAGAATGAGCTTTATGAATGGTTTGAAAACTTGGAAGAAGAAAAAGCGATAATAAAACAAAATCTCAATCAAAAAGGATGTGATCGTATATATGTATACATATCACAAGCAACGTTAATGGCAAAATTTAAAAAATATAATGAAATTATTCCGTATATTAAAAAAGTTGAAGAAGAATATAATAATTACCCACAAGAAGAAAAAGAATGGGACTGGGTAAAAAATATTATGGAAGAAGCCTTGATATTAAAAGAGAAAATAAAAGAAGGACATAAAAGTATAGATGAATATATTATTTGGCGGGAAAAGCAAACATTGCTTGAATTAGGATTAGAAAAATTATTAAAATGA
- a CDS encoding Txe/YoeB family addiction module toxin, whose protein sequence is MVKRWSDEAWEDFLFWQKNDKKVFKKILELIKDIDRNGYAGIGKPEGLKHELSGYWSRRINEGNRIVYKIENGEIWFLQCGSHYKKK, encoded by the coding sequence ATGGTAAAAAGATGGTCTGATGAAGCATGGGAAGATTTTCTTTTCTGGCAGAAAAATGATAAGAAAGTTTTCAAAAAAATATTGGAACTTATAAAAGACATTGATAGAAATGGATATGCTGGTATCGGAAAACCTGAAGGCTTGAAGCATGAACTGTCTGGCTACTGGAGCAGGAGAATTAATGAAGGAAATAGAATTGTTTATAAAATAGAAAATGGTGAAATCTGGTTTTTGCAATGCGGTTCTCATTATAAGAAAAAATAA
- a CDS encoding type II toxin-antitoxin system RelB/DinJ family antitoxin, with the protein MSKTTYAFKLDDNLKFDLENVCEELGITLPVFFTMAAKKLVRERKLEIDLSEKDDYFYSEENITRLLKAKEQIEKTGGTVREVL; encoded by the coding sequence ATGAGTAAAACAACTTATGCATTTAAATTAGACGATAATTTAAAATTTGATTTGGAAAATGTATGCGAAGAATTGGGAATAACATTACCTGTTTTTTTTACAATGGCAGCCAAAAAATTGGTTAGAGAGAGAAAACTGGAAATTGACTTGTCAGAAAAAGACGATTATTTCTACAGTGAAGAAAATATCACAAGACTTCTAAAAGCAAAGGAACAAATTGAAAAAACTGGTGGAACAGTTCGCGAGGTGCTGTAA
- a CDS encoding ABC transporter ATP-binding protein gives MSNINDVILETKKLTKIYEKSNDKKVVACNNVNLKIHKGKTLGIVGESGSGKTTLVNMLMDLEKPTSGEILYHGRDISKFTKQEVWENRQNIQIVFQDPWSAFNPKMNVMQILTEPLMNYGRLKRSERKQKAIELLKMVDLPEEFVTKYPQNMSGGQRQRLGIARAISLEPEILICDEATSALDVSIQKNIVELLVKLQKEKNITMIFICHDIALIESFAHEIVVMYHGDVVEVIEGGQISEKAKHPYTKSLLSAIFPVRGEIAEVK, from the coding sequence TTGTCTAATATTAATGATGTAATTCTTGAAACAAAAAAACTTACAAAAATTTATGAAAAATCAAATGATAAAAAAGTAGTGGCTTGTAACAACGTAAATTTAAAAATTCATAAAGGAAAAACTTTGGGGATTGTTGGAGAATCAGGATCAGGGAAAACCACACTTGTAAATATGCTTATGGACTTGGAAAAGCCAACTTCTGGAGAGATTTTGTATCACGGAAGGGATATAAGCAAGTTTACAAAACAGGAAGTGTGGGAAAATAGACAAAATATCCAGATAGTCTTTCAAGATCCATGGTCAGCTTTTAATCCAAAAATGAACGTTATGCAAATCCTCACAGAGCCATTAATGAACTACGGAAGACTAAAAAGATCAGAAAGAAAGCAAAAAGCTATAGAACTTCTTAAAATGGTTGACTTACCTGAAGAATTCGTAACAAAGTATCCACAAAATATGAGTGGTGGGCAAAGACAAAGGCTTGGAATCGCAAGAGCAATTTCGCTTGAGCCAGAGATACTTATATGCGACGAGGCAACTTCCGCGCTTGATGTTTCCATTCAAAAAAACATAGTGGAACTTCTTGTAAAGCTACAAAAAGAAAAAAACATAACAATGATTTTTATATGCCACGACATAGCACTGATAGAATCTTTTGCACACGAAATCGTAGTAATGTACCACGGAGATGTAGTGGAAGTAATAGAAGGCGGACAAATTTCTGAAAAAGCAAAACATCCATATACGAAGTCGTTATTAAGTGCAATTTTTCCTGTGCGTGGAGAAATTGCGGAAGTTAAGTAA
- a CDS encoding ABC transporter ATP-binding protein, translated as MLEIKDLTIQYGDKLPVVENFSLSLKKGEIITIVGESGSGKSTVLSSILGLLPNGGKIISGDIIYNGESMLSKSLNQWRELRGTEITMISQDSGGTLNPIRKIGKQFVEYIQTHSKMSTKEAEEKAKDMFSKVNLPDPEIIMKSYPHQLSGGMKQRVGIAMALTFHPKIILADEPTSALDVITQAQIVKEIMDLRKKFDTSIIMVTHNLGVAAYISDKIIVMQNGKIVDAGNKNEVIENPRSEYTKKLLEAVPEIGGERLV; from the coding sequence ATGTTGGAGATAAAAGATTTGACAATTCAGTATGGAGATAAGCTTCCAGTAGTTGAAAATTTTTCTCTTTCATTGAAAAAAGGTGAAATAATAACAATTGTGGGGGAAAGCGGTAGTGGAAAATCTACCGTTCTTTCTTCTATTTTGGGACTATTGCCAAATGGAGGGAAAATAATTTCAGGCGATATAATTTATAATGGGGAATCAATGCTCAGTAAAAGCCTTAATCAATGGAGGGAGCTGCGAGGAACTGAAATAACTATGATTTCACAGGATTCAGGAGGAACTCTTAATCCAATAAGAAAAATAGGAAAACAGTTTGTCGAATACATTCAGACACATTCTAAAATGTCAACAAAAGAAGCTGAAGAAAAAGCGAAAGATATGTTTTCCAAAGTAAACTTGCCAGATCCTGAAATCATTATGAAAAGCTACCCGCACCAACTGTCAGGTGGAATGAAACAGCGTGTAGGAATAGCAATGGCACTAACTTTCCATCCAAAAATTATTCTGGCAGATGAGCCTACAAGTGCATTAGATGTTATAACACAGGCTCAAATAGTAAAGGAAATAATGGATCTCAGAAAAAAATTTGACACTTCTATCATAATGGTAACTCATAATCTTGGAGTTGCGGCATATATTTCAGATAAAATAATTGTTATGCAGAATGGAAAAATCGTTGATGCAGGTAATAAGAACGAAGTTATAGAAAATCCAAGAAGTGAATATACTAAAAAATTGCTAGAAGCTGTGCCTGAAATTGGAGGTGAAAGGCTTGTCTAA
- a CDS encoding ABC transporter substrate-binding protein, with amino-acid sequence MLKNRKSKFLILILAVLMLLVACGGKGGSGKSKTNPDELVVGVTSFADTLEPTDQYFSWVVTRYGVGENLTIFDEKGNLQPLLAESWKLSNDKLEWTFKIRDGVTFSNGHPLTAEAVKKSIERVFAKNKRAESFFKYTSIEANGQELKIKTKEPVAILPESLADPLFLIVDTSVNTDEFAQKGPISTGPFVVQEFKPGEQTVVVRNENYWNGKAKLAKVTFKDINDQNTRALSLKSGEIDVAYNLKVTNKANFEGDKNIVINELKSLRSTYAFMNQTKGLKDKVLREAIIRGANRENYTKNLLQGGATPGKAPVPPTLDFGFNELKDENAYNRESAKKILADAGYKDVDGDGFVERPDGSKIDLNFVIYTSREELQIYAQAFQTDMKEIGIKVTLKPVSYETVLSMRDDSNFDMLIWNVLAANTGDPEKYLHENWYSKAETNKTGYSNPEVDKMLDELSKEFDKAKRKDLVVKIQQLIMNDAATLFFGYETTFLYSNKVVTGLKMYPMDYYWITKDVAKAN; translated from the coding sequence ATGTTAAAAAATCGTAAAAGTAAATTTTTAATTTTAATTTTAGCAGTATTGATGCTGCTTGTAGCATGTGGTGGAAAAGGCGGTTCTGGAAAAAGTAAAACTAATCCAGATGAACTTGTAGTTGGAGTAACTTCGTTTGCAGATACTCTTGAGCCTACGGATCAGTACTTTAGCTGGGTTGTAACTCGTTATGGTGTTGGAGAGAACTTGACAATTTTTGATGAAAAAGGTAACTTGCAGCCATTGCTTGCTGAAAGCTGGAAATTAAGTAATGATAAATTAGAGTGGACTTTTAAAATAAGAGATGGAGTAACTTTCTCAAATGGACATCCATTGACAGCAGAGGCAGTAAAAAAATCAATAGAAAGAGTATTTGCTAAAAATAAAAGAGCAGAATCATTCTTTAAATATACTTCGATAGAAGCCAATGGACAAGAATTGAAAATAAAAACAAAAGAGCCTGTAGCAATATTGCCTGAATCATTGGCAGATCCGTTGTTCTTAATAGTTGACACATCAGTTAATACAGATGAATTTGCTCAAAAAGGGCCAATATCAACAGGACCGTTTGTTGTTCAAGAATTTAAGCCTGGTGAACAGACAGTTGTTGTAAGAAATGAAAATTACTGGAATGGAAAAGCAAAACTGGCAAAAGTAACATTTAAAGATATAAATGATCAAAATACAAGAGCATTGTCGCTAAAATCAGGAGAAATTGATGTGGCATACAACTTGAAAGTTACTAATAAGGCTAATTTTGAAGGGGATAAAAATATTGTAATAAATGAATTGAAATCATTAAGATCAACTTATGCCTTTATGAACCAAACTAAGGGATTGAAGGACAAAGTATTAAGAGAAGCAATAATAAGAGGTGCAAATAGAGAAAATTATACGAAAAACTTATTACAAGGCGGAGCAACTCCAGGAAAAGCACCAGTTCCACCAACATTGGACTTCGGATTTAATGAATTAAAAGATGAAAATGCCTATAACCGTGAAAGTGCTAAGAAAATATTAGCAGATGCAGGATATAAAGATGTGGATGGAGATGGGTTTGTAGAACGTCCTGATGGATCAAAAATTGACTTGAACTTTGTAATTTATACAAGTAGAGAAGAATTGCAAATTTATGCTCAGGCATTTCAAACTGACATGAAAGAAATTGGTATAAAAGTTACGTTAAAACCTGTAAGCTATGAAACAGTTTTGAGCATGAGAGACGATTCAAACTTTGATATGCTAATTTGGAACGTACTTGCTGCAAATACTGGAGATCCTGAAAAATACTTGCATGAAAACTGGTACAGCAAAGCAGAAACAAACAAAACAGGTTATTCAAACCCTGAAGTTGATAAAATGCTTGATGAATTATCAAAAGAATTTGACAAAGCTAAGAGAAAAGATCTTGTTGTAAAAATACAGCAGCTAATAATGAACGATGCAGCGACATTATTCTTTGGATATGAAACTACATTCCTTTACAGCAACAAAGTGGTAACAGGGCTTAAAATGTATCCAATGGATTACTACTGGATAACAAAAGATGTAGCAAAAGCTAATTAA
- the nikC gene encoding nickel transporter permease: MNKLKFMGKNTQLKIFLALAIIVVLIAIFAPFIVPNDPFKQLAPSLQRPSKQYIFGTDQLGRDLFSRVIYGSRYSIFMTLTLMFIIFAVGTILGVLAGYFGGIVDTVIMRLGDMMIAFPGLILAIAIAGLLNPSVKNSIIAIAAVTWTKYARLARSMVLKIKQELYVEAAKITGSRDYSIIFKYIIPNMITTMIVTAVSDMGTLMLEIAALSFLGFGAQPPTPEWGAMLNEGRTTLSRAPWMMMYPGLAIVIVVIIFNMLGDSVRDLVDIKSE; the protein is encoded by the coding sequence TTGAACAAATTGAAATTTATGGGAAAAAATACACAACTGAAAATATTTCTGGCACTTGCGATTATTGTGGTACTAATTGCAATTTTTGCACCATTTATAGTGCCAAATGATCCTTTTAAACAATTAGCGCCAAGTTTGCAACGTCCATCAAAACAGTATATTTTTGGAACGGATCAGCTTGGAAGGGATTTATTCTCAAGAGTTATATATGGTTCAAGATACTCAATATTCATGACTTTGACTTTGATGTTCATAATTTTTGCTGTAGGAACTATACTGGGAGTGCTTGCAGGATATTTTGGAGGAATTGTTGATACGGTGATAATGAGACTTGGAGATATGATGATTGCATTTCCAGGATTAATTCTTGCTATAGCGATAGCTGGACTTTTGAATCCGAGCGTGAAAAATTCAATTATAGCAATAGCGGCAGTTACTTGGACAAAATACGCAAGGCTTGCAAGAAGTATGGTCCTTAAAATAAAACAGGAACTGTATGTAGAAGCGGCAAAAATAACAGGAAGCAGGGATTACTCAATAATATTTAAATATATAATTCCAAATATGATTACAACGATGATAGTAACAGCAGTTTCAGATATGGGAACATTAATGCTGGAAATAGCGGCACTTTCATTTTTAGGATTTGGAGCACAGCCTCCAACACCAGAGTGGGGAGCAATGCTTAATGAAGGTAGAACAACACTTAGCAGAGCTCCTTGGATGATGATGTATCCAGGGCTAGCAATAGTAATTGTTGTAATTATATTCAATATGCTGGGAGATTCGGTAAGAGATTTAGTTGATATAAAAAGTGAATAA
- the nikB gene encoding nickel ABC transporter permease translates to MAKNKKIIKYVIQILVVLFGISFFTFCLMYISPGDPAQVMLTECGHLPTPELLAQTRAELGLDKPFYIQYWKWLFGVLQGNFGKSYSLRIPVIQKIAQAFIPTLSLSFMALFLMCVISIPTGILAAVKENKWQDYLIRMLTFMGMSVPSFWLGLVFLSIFGVQLGLVSVSGGNADFGSMILPALTIAIAMSAKYIRQIRHIFLEELGKSYVTGARMRGIKERDILWKHVLPNAMLPIITLLGLSLGSLLGGTAVVEIVYNWPGMGRMAVKAISAQDYPLIQSYVLIIAFLYLIVNIAVDISYKYLDARVEEVI, encoded by the coding sequence ATGGCAAAGAATAAAAAAATAATAAAATACGTTATACAGATATTAGTTGTACTTTTTGGGATAAGCTTTTTTACATTCTGTCTAATGTATATTTCGCCAGGAGATCCTGCCCAAGTTATGCTTACAGAATGCGGACATCTTCCTACACCGGAGCTTTTAGCACAGACAAGAGCTGAACTTGGACTTGATAAGCCTTTTTATATCCAATACTGGAAATGGCTGTTTGGAGTTCTGCAAGGTAATTTTGGGAAGTCCTATTCGTTAAGGATTCCAGTAATTCAAAAGATAGCGCAGGCATTTATTCCAACATTGTCCCTTTCATTTATGGCACTGTTTTTAATGTGCGTAATTTCAATACCGACTGGAATACTTGCGGCTGTAAAAGAAAATAAATGGCAGGATTATTTAATAAGAATGTTGACATTCATGGGAATGTCTGTGCCAAGTTTTTGGTTAGGACTAGTATTTTTGAGCATATTTGGAGTACAGCTTGGACTTGTATCAGTTTCAGGCGGAAATGCTGATTTTGGATCAATGATTTTACCTGCATTAACAATAGCGATAGCAATGTCTGCTAAGTATATACGTCAAATAAGACACATATTCCTTGAAGAACTTGGAAAAAGTTATGTGACAGGGGCTAGAATGAGGGGAATAAAAGAACGTGATATTTTGTGGAAACATGTATTGCCTAATGCAATGCTGCCTATAATAACGCTTCTAGGACTTTCATTAGGAAGCCTTCTGGGAGGAACTGCAGTTGTAGAGATAGTTTATAACTGGCCAGGAATGGGAAGAATGGCAGTAAAAGCAATATCAGCTCAGGATTATCCGCTAATTCAGTCTTATGTGCTAATAATCGCATTTTTGTACCTGATAGTAAATATCGCAGTTGATATTTCGTATAAATATCTAGATGCAAGAGTTGAGGAGGTAATTTAA
- a CDS encoding sirohydrochlorin cobaltochelatase has product MEKAVLVTSFGTSHKDTREKCLDLIENEVRAKYGSEKVERAYTSGVIRRIVERKEGIHIFDQNEGLEALKNKGYDEIVTMSLHILDGIEYAKLNDKYGKISKPLLINDEDFEKVVNDEEFNSTEGNDAIVFMGHGSESAADSTYQRLQEEYLKAGKDNIFIATVEGQVTIEDVIQKLKGRGFKKILLKPFMIVAGDHAKNDMASDEEDSWKTILQNEGYKVTPLLKGMGEYEFIRKMFMDKLEEVY; this is encoded by the coding sequence ATGGAAAAAGCAGTTTTAGTAACGAGTTTTGGAACATCACACAAGGATACGAGAGAAAAATGCCTTGATTTGATTGAAAATGAAGTAAGAGCTAAATATGGAAGCGAAAAAGTGGAAAGAGCTTATACATCGGGAGTTATAAGACGAATAGTGGAAAGAAAGGAAGGAATTCACATATTTGATCAGAATGAAGGACTGGAAGCTTTGAAAAATAAAGGTTATGATGAGATTGTAACAATGTCACTGCATATTCTGGATGGAATAGAGTATGCAAAACTTAATGATAAATATGGAAAAATTTCAAAACCACTTTTAATAAATGATGAAGATTTTGAAAAAGTTGTAAACGACGAAGAGTTTAACAGTACAGAAGGGAATGATGCCATTGTGTTTATGGGACATGGTTCCGAAAGTGCAGCAGACAGTACATATCAACGGCTTCAGGAGGAATATCTGAAAGCTGGGAAAGATAATATTTTCATAGCTACTGTTGAAGGGCAAGTGACAATTGAAGATGTCATTCAAAAATTAAAAGGGAGAGGATTTAAAAAAATATTGTTAAAGCCATTTATGATAGTAGCTGGAGATCACGCTAAAAATGATATGGCTTCTGATGAGGAAGATTCGTGGAAAACAATTCTTCAAAATGAAGGATATAAAGTAACGCCTTTATTAAAAGGAATGGGAGAATATGAGTTTATACGTAAAATGTTCATGGATAAACTGGAAGAAGTTTATTAA